ACTAAGATTGTAGAGCTCATCGGAAATGAACCTTCACCTCAAAATCTCTGAAGCATGTACCCTGTTATTTGAAGAAAAACAGTACGTACCCTGTACTTGTGATCCCGGGTTTATCTCGACCCTGAACCCGTCCGGCGCGGGAAAAAACTATCCAATACAAAACTCATGAACTGATTATTTCTCATTTTTTAGTACTCCCTCTTACTACTTTATATAATGATataaacgatcttatatttctttacgaaagAAGTACTACACTGTACTGTATGTACACTGAACAACACCTCGATGGGTTTCTCCATGGACAAAGACCTGCGACTTGCCTCGTCCCTGGTGCAGTCGTCCCCGTGGATGTGACGACGGTAATCTGCAGCGCCGACGACAATACATGAACGCATGTCGTTGCCCGCTGAATGAGCGTGAGGGCTTGGCGTCGACAGAGAGGACACCAAACTGGTCCGAGGCTGTGGTGAGCACCGACGGCGGCGACTCCGAGGGGCCGttgccgtcgtcgtcgtcggaCAGGTTGACGGTGGTGATGCCATGGATGCTGCACGGCCCTTGTTGTCCTTTCCGCTGGAGGTGAGCCAAACGATCTCGTACCACTCCCACCATAGGCGCCCAAACGGTTTGCAAATTAACCAACAGAAGAAGGATCGGATCAACGTTGAGTGCACAATGCTGGAACAAACTCAATGCTGACTGGCGCATCGTGTTTTAGGGCAGGACTATTTGGACTAAACATCACGGGCGCTCCTTCTCAGCAAATTCGCTCATTTTCTCTTAGGGGTCAacctttttcttttttgagaaaatCTTACGGATAAACTAAGCTTTTTTTTTTTGGCGGCGAGGGATtaacttttttttttttttgagaaacggtGGAGGGATCAACTAAGCTAGTGGGCCGCCCAGGGTGCGCTTAGCTGTTGGTGGGCCGGAACCGCTCGATTCACCGTCTCTTATTTAAAGAATAGTCCCCTAAAAAATAGTACTAAGAGTCAAAAACCAAATTTAGTACCACATGGCTCGTTTCTAAATCTGTTCCGCAGCTTTAAATAGGCTGCTGGAGGGGACCTCCTATTGCGTGCCTTCAGCGCCGCGCAACCTAACTGGCGCTTGCAACAACGTCTGGGTGGGCCAGCCCACAACCTAACTGGCGCTTGCAAAAATATCAATATATTTGGCAAACTCAAAAAGAGTTTAtgagtttaaaaaaagttcattgattacaAGAAGGTTCATtaaatatgaaaaaagttcatcaaatttgaaaaaagttcattaattGGAAACAAGTTCATCggacttgaaaaaagttcatcggatttgaaaaaagttcatcgaattaaaACAAGTTCACGATTTTCGAAAACAGTtcaacaaaaaatgaaaaaaattcatCGATTTGAAGAAAAAACTTCAGGAATTTGAAGAAAAAGTCATCATATAAAGAAGAAGGGAAACAGAACACGAAAAATGGACAAAAGGGAAATAGGAACAAACAAAATAAGATTTCTTTGAGGGAGCAAAACAAATAATTGAAAGGATAGAAACTACCAAATCTGTCTAACTGGTGTAGTGGTTAGCGCATTATTCCCGACAATTTTTTTGCGCCTTAGAAAGCGAagttgggccggcccagcgcggaCACCTGCAGGCGCCAGTTTGCAAAATGCACACAAACTGGCGCCTGCGGCGCTAAATAGGAATCGCCCTGCTGGAGGGCTACGCATCGCCGACAACGTGGTCATGAGCCAGTTAGCGCTGGCTGATCGACTCTGCCTTGTCAAACGCGTTCACGTAAAATAACATCAGATTCAGATTCTACACATTTAAATCAATTTCCATATATGCAATGTCAAAATTGGAGTTATGGTTTATAagatatgaatatttttaaaaagcATTCGAACCTGTCAAAAAAAAAGATGGATGGCGGGTTGATTAACTAAAAGATCAGGGGGTTTTCCTAAAAAACGTGAATCATCTTTTCCACTTAATTTAGGACCATGGGTTCATTAACTAAAAGACCAGGGTTTTTTCAAGAAAACCAACTGTTTTTTCACTTAAAATAGGATTACGGGTTGAATTATCAAAAAGAGATAGACTTTCTGCAAAAATGACGACGGCGTACGACCAGAAATGATAGCCGTTTTATTACTAGGTAAAGATTATTATTTTTCATTCATATTGTGATCTGATTTTTGACAAAGACCTCCATAATATTTAAATTCAATTTTTCTTCATAATCATGATTTGAATTTTAGAAAAACTGCATATTATTTGAATTTTAGAAAATGAGACCTCTTTCGTGTCTTTTCTCTCTCGCTTCTCCCCGCGGTGTTCCGGCGGAGCGACACAACAAGAATGGACGAGCATTCGGCGGTTGTTgtcctggtgcgctggtcctatggggtcttagcatGATGACTTtccaactgtctactacaacaagatttatccggctccgacgagggaggagcgatgacggcggcgcgccttcgactcgctccagtgcttgtagtcatcgatAGGTGGTCTACGAACCTTGCTAATAAGCTGATAGAACAAAACCTTTGGTTTATCTCTAACTCTCGTCCAAACAACTAAGGAAGCAAACTTAATTACGTGCTTTATTTTAGCAGATAATCATTACAGAATAAATAACAAAAATAAGTAAAGATAATTTCTTTGGTGGCCCCCGTCCGCTATCTCTCAAGGAAAGTAATATCCACCGAAACCTTCTGACGTGCACGTCTAGCTACTGTGGCCTTGGACGTGAGAAGTACTCGTAGTAGACTAGGATTCTGTGATAAGTATCAAGAAAAGAAATCTCCTGTATTTGTACATCTACAAGTTGAACTTATTCTAGACGTATCAACCAAAGAAAGATTGATCATGCTCGTGTTTGTGAGGGACTTTGATTGTACTATATTAATAAAAAGATTGATCAACACTTTAGTGCATGAACCCTTCCTTCCATGCACACATATGTACCTCTTCTCTCCTAATGCATGCATGCTCAGCCTCTTATTTTTCTCTTTCTTATGCAAGTGCATCTCTATCAATGCCATATAATGGATGCATGCAACTTCAGCTAAATTTGCAATGTTTTCATCGTACTTCTCATCAACGCCAATATACTTTCGCACATATTCATCATCAGACTGTTTTGGTATAACAGAAGCATCACTGACGACTTGAACAAGTACCGGATTATTGATGCCAAGTATTGACTTGGTCATATCAGATGATCAAGAGGATATTCATGAGTACCATCTTTCTTACACTATTTGGTTACCTCCCGGAAATGAATATGCCATATGACAAGGCCATGAACATTAGCAATGGTTTTATCGGCATCGTCATCCTCTTCACGCTCATTGGCGGCTACCTCTCAGACATGCATCATGATCAATTGATCATCACCCCCATGGACAGCGTGGTAATAACTACCTTAAGATGTTGTTCACATTTCCATAAATGAAACGAACTAAAACAATGCATTGTAGTGAGACTTCNNNNNNNNNNNNNNNNNNNNNNNNNNNNNNNNNNNNNNNNNNNNNNNNNNNNNNNNNNNNNNNNNNNNNNNNNNNNNNNNNNNNNNNNNNNNNNNNNNNNNNNNNNNNNNNNNNNNNNNNNNNNNNNNNNNNNNNNNNNNNNNNNNNNNNNNNNNNNNNNNNNNNNNNNNNNNNNNNNNNNNNNNNNNNNNNNNNNNNNNNNNNNNNNNNNNNNNNNNNNNNNNNNNNNNNNNNNNNNNNNNNNNNNNNNNNNNNNNNNNNNNNNNNNNNNNNNNNNNNNNNNNNNNTCATAGCTCTCCCTACGAGTGAATTGGTTTGTACTCTTCGGTATCATGTGAACCTCTCAACGATCACTCTCCTCTTGTTATTCATGATACCTTTCTTGCCATTGCCTACCAAGGACATTACTTTATACACTCGTAGCATTGGACAATAAGGACAAATATGCGGCATGTGTGTTGGTCATAGAAAACTCCTACTATGGAATAGTCATTTCCACGTGAAATCCATGAAATGCATAAAAAAAAAGTTGGACAAATCTTTACTCCTAGAAAATGATTTTTATTAGTACTTTGGATAGATAAAATAAACAGATGACCCTGAGAAACTAGTGAACCGAGTGATAAAGCTGAGAGGCTTAAAATCTAGTTGCGTCCTTACCCAATGTTGCTTATGTGACCTTTCTGATTTTTTATAAAAATGTGAAACAACTCATGTATATAGGTTGGTACATATATTTTGTGCACTTGCAAATCTCTCATCTAAAGATATAATCATTTATGTCCCTCACAAGAAAAAACAAGTGATATGTAAATAAAAGAGGATTTAACTCATATATTTTTATGTTTTTGGTCATGGCACAAATGGTTATACTTTTAGATAACATGTCATAGGTGCACATGTGATACAACTATTTTGCATCAAGATTTGAGAAGGTGAACGGGTGAACTCTGGTCATCATTTCAGCCTCTTTTAGCATATTTTATCAAGAACTTCTATTTTGTTGTAGAGTTGCATGTGACGTTACAGCGAAGTGCCGAAGATCTAGCATTTTTATATGTTttctaaaaaaatgagagaaacaaGTTGAAAGTTTTACAACATTCGTGCTGGAAGAGAAGCGTGTGTGCATTCCCATGATATAATTTTCATTTTATGAATGTAGACTACGCAACGAGAAATGAACGGGTTTGTTTTTCAAATATTACAACATCCAAAGACACAACATTCTTTTTAAGACCAAATAACACCATTTTTATTGTTGCATCAAGCTGGTTCACACAGTATGAGCGAAGGCAATGGTGAAACAAAGCAAGTTCTACCAAGAGAAACACAATGCACCATACTCGCCAAGATTAGTTGGTCCATCTGCTAGAGGGAATATAAGAAGATCATGAGGGAtgacatatagctatcactcagctCGCGGCCATGGACCTAAGTAAATCGTGTCTCGTGTCAAACTGATCTCACCTAAGTTTATTAACGGGACCCTTATATGGTCTATTCACCCTTTATGCGCATATATGATCAACGCAAATTCGGCATCGGTAGCCCCAGATTATGCCCACCATGGATGGATTAGCTAATCTCATCGAAGCAACTTCGACAACGTCCCCTCCTCCATCGGCTCTAATAGTAAAACCCAACATATGACGGCAACCTAAGAGGGAGAAACCACCCTGAATATCTTAGCGTGGGGCGCACGGTCGATAATTGTTTCCACTTCTTTAAGCTTagaaatgtttcacaattaattACCCACTTTTCAATGGTTAGAAATGTTTCAGAAGCAATTATCTTCATATTCTGTAAGTTGGTGTGCTGATGTGGAGCAGATAAAGATTGCACACGGCTCTTTCAAATCTCATGTAAGTTCTTATAAGATATTTAATTCCAGTCGGGAAGACACACTTGCTGCCATGGGCAATTTCATCTTTGTTACATGTTTCCAATTTATCAACAATGAACACAATAAAAAAAATCCAATCCTCAACACCAATCACTTCACACTCTGGTACTGACAGAACGAACTGAGCAGCGAACATTTTGCTTCAGAACACATTCATAGCTCATCATGTAGTTGTTCTAATCATTTGTTTGCGCGCCGCTTCGGCCCGAGTAGGTTGGTCATCATCCTGAGCACACAAGAAAACATAACCAGAGATCAGCATAAAGCCATAAACACAATCACCGTTGTTTTCACTGCTGGGAAGTAGAACCGAACACTGACCTCTGGATCCGGTTCCGCGGCTTTCTGCAACAGCAGCAGCACCCCCCCAAAATCCCAAACAACAAATGGTTTAGTCAGTCAGTCAGTCGCTTCCCGGTTTCTCTTGAGTAAATTTCATAAGAGCGCGCACACTTGCCTTTCTTTCGGCCTCACTACGATCTCGTCACGCACCACCGCAGCGCCTGCTATCGAGGTCGAGGCTGTGGTCCTCGGGGGCTGCTCCCCTATTCTAGGGACAGTCTTCACCTGAATGAAAGAAAAGACGATGTGGTCATTTGATCAGACCTGCTCTGAATGTGTTTAATTATGTACTGAAGATGCACCGCGGATCGTGAACTCACCAGGTTCCTGTACTGAAGATTGTAGAATATCTGCAGGTACCGCTGTTTGGCCGCTCTCTCCTCCTTGTTCAGAGTCCTCCAGAAGCCATACATCGATCCCATGTTCAGCACTTTAGTAGCGTATATCTTCCATGTGTAACTGCCATCATGTGTAGCACACGGTTACATTTTCACACCAGGTGGCATAGGAAGGTTGGTGTTGACCACTCAAGAGGCAAGGTAAGGATCGGCGCCTACCATTCGTAGATGCGCTGAAGTCCAGCAGTGGACACCTTGTTCCAGTAGCTTGGGTCTTCCTTGCACTTCTGGAAGAAGTCTGCAATCTTGGTCCCTGCCCCCCTGCCGTTCGTCGGGTTTATGTGGAAACCTGAGACGCCATCGACAATGATCTCCGCTGGCCCTTCCTGGTTTGTCGCAAAGGTTGGAAGCCCGCAGTTCATCGCCTCGATGACTGTTAGCCCAAATGCTTCGTAGAGTGCAGGCTGAAACCAGAGATATGCATTATGGTTCAGGCTTTTATGTAATGGTTGGTTACTGTGAAGCATAGATTTCAGAGGATGGAGCCCTATATTGTTCATGCCCGAACAGTTAGTATTGCATACCTGAACAAATGCACCCTTTGTATCTGCAATGTAACGGTACAGCTCGCCGTTACGGACACGGTCAGTCTGAGCCTTGATCCACCGGATCTGTCCTTTCAGCTGGTACTTGTCGATCAAATTATGCATCTTGTTGATCTCGTCTATCTCTTCTCGGTCCTTGGACTGCGCAGCATTCAGGAGGCCTGCAACGACGACGAGGTTCACAAGGTCCCTGACCTTCTTGTTCTGGCCATACCACTCCACTAGTCCAGTGATGTTCTTCACCTTGTCCAGCCTTGCCATCGAGAAAATGATTGGCTTATTTTTGTCTGCCAGATACCCTCTGAATTTGGTAGCATTGCAACAATTAGCAACTTTGTCTGATCAAACAAAAGTATGTGTGTTCCTAAGGGACTTGACTTACATGTGTTCGTCTGTATCCTCCTTGCTGTACAGTAACTCCTCAATTTGTGGGTGTAAACCTGTCAGCCGCTTCTGCTTCtgtgtgtaggggaagtagacggacTGATCGGCGCCAGGGGCAGCAATGTTGAACTTCGGATCAAAGACATTGATGCCCGTGGCGAAGCGGCAAAGCCCGGGCATTGTGAATGCATAGTGGTGTTCATATTGACCAGGCTTCTCCTTGCTGCACAATATGTCAATGTTAGAAGTTTCTAGGTGCAAGTACCCAAGCGCTGCCTGTTAGAGCACTGAAGTTACAGTAATATTCAGTCTACTGACCTCCCAGCAATTTCTTGGTATGTGCTAGTGATGATAAAATCGGTAGTGTTCATGGCAATCATATCGGCAGTGAATTGGCAGGAGAAATGGTATTTTTGGTCCAGCTCTCTCCACTTGGCATCTGAGTTCTCATACTTCGTCTTCTCGAGAGCATGTGCAATTGTTCCCTGTCAAAAAGACCACTTAGGGATGCCATGTCAACTGTGGTTGGTGGTAAAAGAGATCTTGAGGAATCCTCTTTGATCAAACATTTTCCTACCTGTGTGACACCTAGTTTGCTCGACATGAGGGACGCCACTAAGTTGCCGTCGGTGTAGTTGCCAATGATCAAGTCTGGTTTGCCCTCTAGAATGTCAAGGATCTTGGCAGAAGCATCCTGAAATCATGTCAGGATAAAGCTTTATTAAAGATCACTGACACAAGAGTGAAGATAATTAATAATTTGCAGCTGGCAAACCTGAGTATATCTCTCTAGGTACGGGTAAATGTCAAACCGAGACACCCACTGGCGCAAATCTTTCCCGTCTTCAGTCTTGAATGGCACACGGAGTATGTGTGAATATTTTGTATTTTCAACCGGTTCGAGCTCCACATTGCATTTTGTGCCTTTGGAATCTGGTATCAGTCTTGTTAGCTGCGGCACAATTGTAGCCATTAGTTTAGCAGTTCTACAAATTACACAGCAGGAATGGCTAGGATCATGGCCTTACCACAAGAATCTTTGGTGTTATATGCAAACCCTGCTGCTTGATtctttgcaccagctcctcttccatGGACCTGACTTGGTCCAGGATGTAGACAACCTGTCATAGCAAAACCATGCCTTCAGAATGTGACACCCTGATCAGAGTATTATGTCCTATTATCTGCTAATAATATCCATACCTGACCGCCGGTGTCTGGCAATCCTAGAACCTTCTCTTGGCCAAAGTAACCATGGATGGAGAAGATGACGATGTTAAATATGGATGGGACCCTGCTGAAGAACTTCTCCATGTTGATAGGATCTGGTGCCTGGAGCACTTCAGATAGGAAATTCAGAGTCTCCTTGCACCTTTCTGCGTTCTCACCCCATCCTTTCTCCAATCCCCACTCCTGAAATCTGCAATACAATTCATGAAGAAACGTTAGGCATAGTTGCATATTTCTGTACCATCAATTATATGTCTACTTAATATGGCAGCACATCACCTCTGTTCAAATTTCAAATATGGTGTGAATTTAGGCAGCCCGCTGACAAAAACTTCTGCAAGGAGCAGCGCTGTCTGAAGCTTGTCGACCGTATCGATTGTGTCGTTGACCATCAGTTTCTGCATATTCATAAGGATATATAAGTTTAATCAGTCGATTAGTTCTGATCTTCTGATAGTCTCTGTGATATGGATGACTGAACTCTTTACCTCGCCGCGGTAATTCAGGGTGAGCAAATAGTCTAGCAATGGCTTCATGCTTTCAGGCTTCTCATTCAGCTTTGAAGACATGAATTTGGAGATAAACTGCATCCCATTCCCTATGGACGAGGGCAGCGTCAGATGAGGTGTTGAGAGGTCAAGAGCGCCAAAATCAACTTCCAATGAATTGTCATCCTTGGCCCTGAAATTCACATGAACAGACCATATTTTTCAGATTCATGATTTTACTCATCTAGCATTAAATTAGCTCTCTGATCCATGTCAAAGATCACATGATATTTGGTAAGAGTAAGACATACCATTTCTCATCATATAAGGTCTCTTTGAACTTCAGGTACTCTGATGGTGTAATTCCTTCGACCGACAGATCATCGGAGTGAACTTTGACGTATTCCCAGATGCCAGGATTCATTCTAACAGCGAATGCAACGAATGGCGGTAGCACTACAGCTTCCTGCAAACATAAAGGATTCCAAATCTGATAAGCTCCTTCCATCAAGCTTGATTCTAGCTGCAGAAGGGAATCAgggaatgtaaagcaaaataacctGTGTCGAACAAATAATGTAACCGAGAAAGCCTTCAACAAGCTTTTCCTTCTCAGCTTTGTCATCTAGTGATTTTTCCAGCTCCTCCACGAGCTGCTGGTTCTTCAAGAGCCTCCTGCCCTTCGATACATACCTGAAACATTTTTTGTCCCAGATTTCAGGATGACAAAGCTGACCACAGCAGCAATATTTCTTGATGCAATGCATGCCATAAAGAACACATTAACTTTTAGTACCTTTGGAAGCATCTCTTCATCTGGTACCGGCTTTGTTGCAGCGCATCAGGCATGGTTTCAGCGATGCTGTCCATTCTCTTGAAGCTGAGATTGGAAGCCATGGTGGGAGACTACCAGGCTTGATAAACTGGGTGGAGAAGATCAAAGAACTATTTTTGGAGAAGCAAAACTACGAAGGAATGTTGCTAAGAAGATTGTGATTGTCTGGGTGCTGATGGACAACAATTTATAGGAGAGGGCACAAAACCTCCCTCCATGGAGAAAGATTTATTTTCTCTGGACATGGCTGGAAATGCAAGGTAGATGATGCTAAGCTGAAAGGAGAAAGCACAACGCCTGGGAGAAGTTATTCCAAAGAGACACACAAGGCAAGAAAGGCGGCATTACATCATTACACTGTAAGATTCCTCATGACTTGTCACCATTTCTTATCCCTTTGCCAGCAGTTTTGACATCCAAACGTGAGGCATTAGGTAAACTTTTTGCCATTGGACATCCACACTAGGCCAAGAACTTTCAGAAGATCACAAAAGGCAATGAAAGCATATTCTCTCTTGGAGCTTGGGTTAAGCTTCCTTAAAATTTCAGAAGATGCACAGCAAATTGCTTGCTACCTGATATGAAGCAAAAGACCAGGGATCACCTTGTTGCAATCTCAATACCAGAAAGGAAACTCCAGAGCATCaaatgaagaaaaaaaaaagaTACATTGAGCTGAGCTCTTTATTTCAAAAACTCGATAGCATCAAAGAGAGATATACAAGCAATTTTTTTTCATTAATCAGAACACAAACTTCAAGAGATTGCAGCATCCATCTCCATTCAAGGTATTAAACAAATTGAGAGTATCCAATTTCAGGATAATCATGAAATTTGCGCACATAAGTTTGCCAATTACATAAATATACATGTTTGATAGAAAACATTCTGacatgaaaagaaaaaaacaaatccATGTACACAAGTGGCAATACTTTACACTCATCAAAATCCATCAAGCTCAATGTTTACAATTTACAAATCGCCAGAACCAGGAAACGGAGAAGAATCACACATCGAGTATTGGTGAAGGAGTTAAGCCAAGTTCAGTACTGAGGAAGGGGGGGAAAGACCATCTGCTGTCTGATTCACCAAAAATACGGTACTCATTCCTCAGGCCTCACAACATCTCTTGGAGCAGTCGGGACGGGCGGACCGAAACATGTCTACCAAACAGCTGCAAGTACTTAAAATATATTAAACCATATCACTCGAGAGATTAAGGATAAGATGACAACTTGGCAAGTACTGAAAAGTGGAAAAGAAGAGAGCATACCAAGATTTTTAGGTAGACTTCTCTTCACACTGAGCATTTGTCTCGTAGATGCGACGGGCCTTGTTGTACCTTATGTACTTCTTGCCATCGGTGCTTGTGATGCGCACCTCAGGGATCTGCTGCACAACGTGCCAGTTCTTCCCACCCTCCAGGCAGCTCCTGAGTAAAGGGAGTGCACACTGCAGCTCGAATCGACGCAGGCCATTGGCCTGCAAACGGATCAGCAGCTCCAGCCACCGTGGGAATGCGATGTTCCAGAAGATGACCAACTCCTCGAAATAGTATGTCTCCGTGGATGGGGGGAACACAAGCCTGAGATGCTGCAGCATGTCGAGGCCCGACACGTGCTTCAGCTTCGCGCAGTCGTCGATGGTGAGTGACTTGAGTGCGGGTAGGTTGGAGATCCTCAGAAGCGCCCTGTTATCTTTCAGATAGAGTTCATCAGATAGTTTTGGCAGGTCCTTTATCTCTGTAAGGCAATGTGCACCCTCGACATGAAGGTCACACAGAGCAGCGTCCTTTAGACCTTCTGGCAGAGCTTTGAGTTTAGGGCAGAACTGTATGTGCAGTGACTTAAGACAAGGCAGCAATGTCTGGCTCTCTTCCACACTTAAGGACCAGTCTTCCAGATTCTTCATGTTTCTTAGcttcaaaacctcaagcttggggaacgAGATGGCTTGTGAAATCACAGTGGTGCCGAGGAATTCAGAACCGATGGCGACAATGGAGTCTGCATTTGAGATTTCCAGGGACTTAAGCTGTTTCAGGCGGCCAAGAGCAGGCAGAGTGGTGCATGACATGCAGTTGTCAAGATCAAGGAAGGCAAGGGCAGGGAAGGAGGTGTTTAGCTTGGGACCCGCCATCCAGTTTGGAAACTTTCGACCTTGGTAGTTCTTGATTACCAGCTTCTCAACGCTATTGGGTGGGGTGAGCTCATTCCATATCTTTtcactcactttagctgaatcatcTCTAATCCACTGAGCACTTTTTACTTCATGTTTGTCCTTTTCTTCTTTCTCTGCGCCCTCTTGGTTCTCCTGTTCTTCCTCATTCTCTTCTTCTTCAATTAATGCTGCTTGCTCAGACAGGTGTAGAACCTTCAGGAATGGCTTGTTTGCGAGTGCAGAAGCTCCGGAAGTAGCCCTATCAAGTCTCTCAATCTGAAGGTACCTCAATTCAGACATGGCTCTAAGGTGAATCAAGTCACAGCCCTCAGGATCATTGTTGTCCTGACCAATGATCAGACCAGATAGATGGTTAAGATGCTTCAGTTCACCCACACCTTTCGGTACATAGCGTAGGGAAGTTCCCTCGAGGCAAAGGCATCTAAGCTCTTGCAATTCACTGATGGACCAAGGGAGTTTCTGCAGTCTTTGACAGCCTTCAAGGCTCAAGGTCTGCAAATTTACGAGAAAGCCGACGGAGGAGGGTAGGTCGCTGAGCTGAGTCCCGTCAAGATTGAGGTACCTCAGATGTCGCAAGGTGCCAACGGATTTTGGGAGAGCCTCTATTGCTGTGTTGCTCAGGTCCAAGACACGCAAGCACGTGGCTGACTCGAGAAGAAGATTGTCTATCACTCTGACATTCGGGCTGTTGAAGAGCATCAGTGACCTTAGGCTCATCTGCTGCTTCACTGAAATCGGATCCTCCAAGCTGTTCTCCATGttacacaatgcaagatgccgaggCTTTGACAGTGAGGACAACGAGCCCATGCTCGATCTCTCCTGACCGTCAATTAAGATACTCTCATCTGTTATCAGAAAGCGGGCCAGAGAGCGTAGGAGATCAT
This portion of the Triticum dicoccoides isolate Atlit2015 ecotype Zavitan chromosome 7A, WEW_v2.0, whole genome shotgun sequence genome encodes:
- the LOC119327849 gene encoding sucrose synthase 7-like isoform X1, encoding MASNLSFKRMDSIAETMPDALQQSRYQMKRCFQRYVSKGRRLLKNQQLVEELEKSLDDKAEKEKLVEGFLGYIICSTQEAVVLPPFVAFAVRMNPGIWEYVKVHSDDLSVEGITPSEYLKFKETLYDEKWAKDDNSLEVDFGALDLSTPHLTLPSSIGNGMQFISKFMSSKLNEKPESMKPLLDYLLTLNYRGEKLMVNDTIDTVDKLQTALLLAEVFVSGLPKFTPYLKFEQRFQEWGLEKGWGENAERCKETLNFLSEVLQAPDPINMEKFFSRVPSIFNIVIFSIHGYFGQEKVLGLPDTGGQVVYILDQVRSMEEELVQRIKQQGLHITPKILVLTRLIPDSKGTKCNVELEPVENTKYSHILRVPFKTEDGKDLRQWVSRFDIYPYLERYTQDASAKILDILEGKPDLIIGNYTDGNLVASLMSSKLGVTQGTIAHALEKTKYENSDAKWRELDQKYHFSCQFTADMIAMNTTDFIITSTYQEIAGSKEKPGQYEHHYAFTMPGLCRFATGINVFDPKFNIAAPGADQSVYFPYTQKQKRLTGLHPQIEELLYSKEDTDEHIGYLADKNKPIIFSMARLDKVKNITGLVEWYGQNKKVRDLVNLVVVAGLLNAAQSKDREEIDEINKMHNLIDKYQLKGQIRWIKAQTDRVRNGELYRYIADTKGAFVQPALYEAFGLTVIEAMNCGLPTFATNQEGPAEIIVDGVSGFHINPTNGRGAGTKIADFFQKCKEDPSYWNKVSTAGLQRIYECYTWKIYATKVLNMGSMYGFWRTLNKEERAAKQRYLQIFYNLQYRNLVKTVPRIGEQPPRTTASTSIAGAAVVRDEIVVRPKERKPRNRIQRMMTNLLGPKRRANK
- the LOC119327849 gene encoding sucrose synthase 7-like isoform X2, which codes for MASNLSFKRMDSIAETMPDALQQSRYQMKRCFQRYVSKGRRLLKNQQLVEELEKSLDDKAEKEKLVEGFLGYIICSTQEAVVLPPFVAFAVRMNPGIWEYVKVHSDDLSVEGITPSEYLKFKETLYDEKWAKDDNSLEVDFGALDLSTPHLTLPSSIGNGMQFISKFMSSKLNEKPESMKPLLDYLLTLNYRGEKLMVNDTIDTVDKLQTALLLAEVFVSGLPKFTPYLKFEQRFQEWGLEKGWGENAERCKETLNFLSEVLQAPDPINMEKFFSRVPSIFNIVIFSIHGYFGQEKVLGLPDTGGQVVYILDQVRSMEEELVQRIKQQGLHITPKILVLTRLIPDSKGTKCNVELEPVENTKYSHILRVPFKTEDGKDLRQWVSRFDIYPYLERYTQDASAKILDILEGKPDLIIGNYTDGNLVASLMSSKLGVTQGTIAHALEKTKYENSDAKWRELDQKYHFSCQFTADMIAMNTTDFIITSTYQEIAGSKEKPGQYEHHYAFTMPGLCRFATGINVFDPKFNIAAPGADQSVYFPYTQKQKRLTGLHPQIEELLYSKEDTDEHIGYLADKNKPIIFSMARLDKVKNITGLVEWYGQNKKVRDLVNLVVVAGLLNAAQSKDREEIDEINKMHNLIDKYQLKGQIRWIKAQTDRVRNGELYRYIADTKGAFVQPALYEAFGLTVIEAMNCGLPTFATNQEGPAEIIVDGVSGFHINPTNGRGAGTKIADFFQKCKEDPSYWNKVSTAGLQRIYECYTWKIYATKVLNMGSMYGFWRTLNKEERAAKQRYLQIFYNLQYRNLVKTVPRIGEQPPRTTASTSIAGAAVKAAEPDPEDDDQPTRAEAARKQMIRTTT
- the LOC119327848 gene encoding putative disease resistance RPP13-like protein 1: MAVVLDSYVKRCAAALEEFAGQEACGALGIRDNVRGLLGTLARIDAVVSHEERRRVLSSRVDAWVVLLKDVMYEVDDVLDVCAAEGAKILADDHPPAPKVRCAFMFSCFRYSGPQKFHHEIGFTIRDIDIRLREIEDEMPPLPAAGASPRPGARRDWFNSEMSRSCHDDVVKPRSAVGTQVQKSLGGLVPRLLREGKKKVDVFAIVGAVGIGKTTLAREIFTDERMTENFPICVWVKMSKDLSEAAFLKKIIAGAGVNAGDTENKEELLGLLSSALSKRFLIVLDDLDSPGIWDDLLKDPLGDGVARGRILVTTRDEEVAAGLKAVVHRVDKMDAENSWALLREQVFLESASEEIQALQDVGMKIAEKCEGHPLAIKVIAGVLRSRGTSKDEWQMVLKSDAWSMRPLLQQVPQALYLSYVDLPSELKECFLHSSLYPEDCPIRRFDLVRHWIAEGLVKPRENKELEESAEEYYLELIGRNLLQPDPDNLDQCWMTHDLLRSLARFLITDESILIDGQERSSMGSLSSLSKPRHLALCNMENSLEDPISVKQQMSLRSLMLFNSPNVRVIDNLLLESATCLRVLDLSNTAIEALPKSVGTLRHLRYLNLDGTQLSDLPSSVGFLVNLQTLSLEGCQRLQKLPWSISELQELRCLCLEGTSLRYVPKGVGELKHLNHLSGLIIGQDNNDPEGCDLIHLRAMSELRYLQIERLDRATSGASALANKPFLKVLHLSEQAALIEEEENEEEQENQEGAEKEEKDKHEVKSAQWIRDDSAKVSEKIWNELTPPNSVEKLVIKNYQGRKFPNWMAGPKLNTSFPALAFLDLDNCMSCTTLPALGRLKQLKSLEISNADSIVAIGSEFLGTTVISQAISFPKLEVLKLRNMKNLEDWSLSVEESQTLLPCLKSLHIQFCPKLKALPEGLKDAALCDLHVEGAHCLTEIKDLPKLSDELYLKDNRALLRISNLPALKSLTIDDCAKLKHVSGLDMLQHLRLVFPPSTETYYFEELVIFWNIAFPRWLELLIRLQANGLRRFELQCALPLLRSCLEGGKNWHVVQQIPEVRITSTDGKKYIRYNKARRIYETNAQCEEKST